The proteins below come from a single Rhizobium tropici CIAT 899 genomic window:
- the purD gene encoding phosphoribosylamine--glycine ligase, which yields MRVLLIGSGGREHALAWKLAQSPLMTEFYAAPGNPGIAEHATLAPIDIDNHDAVVAFCKDKAIDFVVVGPEAPLVAGIADKLRAADIAVFGPSAAAAQLEGSKGFTKDICARYNIPTGAYQRFNNAPKAKAYVRAQGAPIVVKADGLAAGKGVTVAMTIDEALAAIDDCFEGAFGEAGAEVVIEAYLDGEEASFFCLCDGKHALALATAQDHKRVGDGDTGPNTGGMGAYSPAPVMTPELVERTMKEIIEPTMRGMAESGHPFSGVFFAGLMITAKGPELIEYNVRFGDPECQALMMRLKSDLLPMLYACANGTLDQVTAEWSGDPALTVVMASKGYPGSYAKNTPIAALPADSEGEKVFHAGTALKDGALVATGGRVLNITATGKTVGEAKERAYALAGEVKWDNGFYRNDIGWRAVEREK from the coding sequence ATGAGAGTTCTGTTGATCGGATCGGGCGGACGCGAGCACGCATTGGCCTGGAAACTGGCGCAATCGCCTCTCATGACGGAATTCTATGCCGCACCCGGCAATCCCGGCATTGCCGAGCATGCGACGCTTGCGCCGATCGATATCGACAACCACGACGCTGTTGTCGCCTTCTGCAAGGACAAGGCCATCGACTTCGTCGTCGTCGGCCCGGAAGCGCCCTTGGTCGCCGGCATTGCCGACAAGCTGCGCGCCGCCGATATTGCCGTTTTTGGCCCTTCTGCAGCCGCCGCGCAGCTCGAAGGGTCCAAGGGTTTCACCAAGGATATCTGCGCCCGCTACAATATTCCCACCGGCGCCTATCAGCGCTTCAACAATGCACCGAAGGCGAAAGCCTATGTCCGCGCTCAGGGAGCGCCGATCGTCGTGAAGGCGGACGGTCTTGCGGCTGGCAAGGGCGTCACCGTTGCGATGACGATCGACGAAGCGCTGGCCGCGATCGACGATTGCTTTGAGGGTGCATTTGGTGAGGCCGGCGCAGAAGTGGTGATCGAAGCCTATCTCGATGGTGAAGAGGCAAGCTTCTTCTGCCTTTGCGATGGCAAGCATGCGCTGGCGCTGGCGACCGCACAGGACCACAAACGCGTCGGCGACGGCGACACCGGCCCGAACACCGGCGGCATGGGCGCCTATTCCCCTGCCCCCGTGATGACGCCCGAATTGGTTGAGCGCACCATGAAGGAGATTATCGAGCCGACGATGCGCGGCATGGCCGAAAGCGGCCATCCTTTCAGCGGCGTCTTCTTCGCTGGGCTGATGATCACCGCCAAGGGTCCCGAACTCATCGAATACAATGTCCGCTTCGGCGATCCGGAATGCCAGGCACTGATGATGCGCCTGAAGAGCGACCTGCTGCCAATGCTCTATGCCTGCGCCAACGGCACGCTGGATCAGGTGACTGCCGAATGGAGCGGGGATCCGGCGCTAACGGTCGTCATGGCCTCGAAGGGCTATCCCGGCTCCTACGCCAAGAACACACCGATCGCGGCGCTGCCGGCCGACAGCGAAGGCGAGAAAGTGTTTCATGCCGGCACAGCCTTGAAGGATGGCGCACTCGTTGCGACGGGTGGGCGAGTCCTCAACATCACTGCCACAGGCAAGACTGTGGGCGAAGCAAAAGAACGCGCCTATGCCCTTGCCGGCGAAGTGAAATGGGACAACGGCTTCTATCGCAATGATATCGGATGGCGCGCAGTGGAGCGCGAAAAGTAA
- a CDS encoding Tex family protein — translation MSADIRSLAATIAAEINSRPDQAKAAIELLDEGATVPFIARYRKEVTGGLDDTQLRTLSERLVYLRELEARRAAIIESISSQGKMTDELMSKVATVGTKAELEDLYLPYKPKRRTRAEIARERGLGPLADTILADRSKEPAVLAEGFITADVPDVKTALEGARDIIAEGIAENADLLGKLRNYMKTNATLKAAVVDGKQEAGAKFSDYFAHQERWATAPGHRALAMLRGWNEEVLTLNIEVDTDAVSPNKPVERMITAAYDIGANQPGDRWLTEVASWTWRVKLSMSLSLDLMRELRERAEEEAIHVFARNLKDLLLAAPAGSRATMGLDPGIRTGVKVAVVDGTGKLLETTTVYPFPPKNDVRGTQAALASLIRKHKVELIAIGNGTGSRETEKLVADMLAELPAPKPTKVIVSEAGASVYSASETAALEFPGLDVSLRGAVSIARRLQDPLAELVKIEPKSIGVGQYQHDVDQQKLSRSLDAVVEDAVNAVGVDLNTASVPLLARVSGLGPSIAEAIVRHRDGEGAFETRRDLLKVARLGQRTFEQCAGFLRIPNGKEPLDASSVHPEAYGVAKKIVAACGRDLRTLMGDTATLKAVDPRQFIDDKFGLPTVRDIIAELEKPGRDPRPSFKTATFAEGVNEIGDLKPGMLLEGTVTNVAAFGAFVDIGVHQDGLVHVSQLADRFIKDPHEVVKAGDVVKVRVVEVDAKRKRIGLSMRKDGSTVAAPSGRDTREQGGPRSAGVKGNARPKAEQQGSFGAALADALKRK, via the coding sequence ATGTCCGCCGATATCCGTTCCCTTGCTGCTACCATCGCCGCCGAGATCAACTCCCGCCCGGATCAGGCCAAGGCCGCCATCGAGCTCCTGGACGAAGGTGCAACGGTGCCCTTCATCGCCCGCTACCGCAAGGAGGTGACCGGTGGCCTCGATGATACCCAGCTTCGTACTCTGTCGGAACGTCTGGTCTATCTGCGTGAGCTGGAAGCCCGTCGCGCCGCAATCATCGAATCCATCAGCAGCCAGGGCAAGATGACCGACGAGCTGATGAGCAAGGTTGCAACCGTCGGCACCAAGGCTGAGCTGGAAGACCTTTATCTGCCCTACAAGCCGAAGCGCCGCACGCGCGCCGAAATTGCCAGGGAACGCGGCCTCGGCCCATTGGCCGACACGATCCTTGCGGATCGCTCCAAAGAGCCCGCGGTTCTCGCCGAAGGCTTTATCACGGCCGATGTGCCTGACGTGAAAACGGCGCTGGAAGGCGCGCGCGACATCATCGCCGAAGGCATTGCCGAAAATGCCGATCTGCTTGGCAAGCTGCGCAATTACATGAAGACCAATGCCACGCTGAAGGCTGCAGTCGTCGACGGCAAGCAGGAGGCAGGCGCCAAATTCTCGGATTATTTTGCCCATCAGGAGCGCTGGGCTACGGCTCCCGGTCATCGCGCGCTTGCCATGCTGCGCGGCTGGAACGAAGAAGTGCTGACGCTGAATATCGAAGTCGATACCGACGCCGTCTCGCCCAACAAGCCGGTCGAGCGCATGATCACTGCGGCCTATGATATCGGCGCAAACCAGCCCGGCGACCGCTGGCTGACGGAGGTCGCGAGCTGGACCTGGCGTGTGAAGCTTTCGATGTCACTGTCGCTCGACCTGATGCGGGAACTGCGCGAACGTGCGGAAGAAGAAGCGATCCATGTTTTCGCCCGCAATCTGAAGGATCTGCTGCTGGCAGCGCCTGCGGGTTCGCGCGCCACCATGGGCCTCGATCCGGGCATCCGCACCGGCGTCAAGGTCGCCGTGGTCGATGGCACGGGCAAGCTCCTGGAGACGACGACGGTCTATCCTTTCCCGCCGAAGAACGACGTGCGCGGCACGCAGGCCGCACTTGCCTCGCTCATCCGCAAGCACAAGGTCGAGCTGATCGCGATCGGCAACGGCACGGGCAGCCGCGAAACCGAGAAGCTTGTGGCCGACATGCTGGCCGAACTGCCGGCGCCGAAGCCGACGAAGGTTATCGTTTCCGAAGCCGGTGCATCGGTTTACTCTGCCTCGGAAACCGCGGCGCTCGAATTTCCCGGCCTCGACGTCTCGTTGCGCGGCGCCGTCTCCATCGCCCGCCGCCTGCAGGATCCGCTGGCCGAGCTGGTAAAGATCGAGCCGAAGTCGATCGGCGTCGGCCAATACCAGCACGATGTCGACCAGCAGAAGCTGTCGCGCTCGCTGGATGCGGTGGTCGAGGATGCGGTGAACGCCGTTGGCGTCGATCTGAACACGGCGTCTGTGCCGCTGCTTGCCCGCGTCTCCGGTCTCGGGCCTTCTATTGCCGAGGCGATCGTTCGGCATCGTGACGGCGAAGGCGCCTTCGAGACCCGGCGCGATCTCCTGAAGGTCGCCCGTCTCGGCCAGCGTACCTTCGAGCAATGCGCCGGCTTCCTGCGCATCCCCAACGGCAAGGAGCCGCTGGACGCTTCCTCCGTGCATCCCGAAGCCTATGGCGTCGCCAAGAAGATCGTTGCCGCCTGCGGCCGCGACCTGCGAACGCTGATGGGCGACACCGCGACGCTGAAGGCGGTCGATCCCCGTCAGTTCATCGACGACAAATTCGGCCTGCCGACCGTGCGTGACATCATCGCCGAACTGGAAAAGCCGGGCCGAGATCCGCGCCCGAGCTTCAAGACCGCGACCTTTGCGGAGGGTGTCAACGAGATCGGTGACCTCAAGCCGGGAATGCTGCTGGAAGGAACCGTCACCAACGTCGCCGCCTTCGGCGCCTTTGTCGATATTGGTGTGCATCAGGACGGTTTGGTGCATGTCTCGCAGCTGGCGGATCGCTTCATCAAGGACCCGCATGAGGTTGTGAAGGCCGGCGAC